A genomic window from Montipora capricornis isolate CH-2021 chromosome 8, ASM3666992v2, whole genome shotgun sequence includes:
- the LOC138060051 gene encoding collagen triple helix repeat-containing protein 1-like isoform X1, with translation MRLRIISMEVVYVIKISEPKSLKMVNVRSNSTPALAFSLVLAILSYFAAANDNCSQHSNNVHAPFLYGGILGMHGKPGSPGLPGRDGRDGREGAKGDQGQPGKPGVTGPAGANGKDGTQGVRGVQGPPGQKGERGESKTNGAPGVMVFKNWKECAWKSGDSKDNGLIKDCVFTKNFSDTALRVAWTGGFRVNSCTRCCKRWYFAFNGTECSAPLPIDGIVYLGGAKSQDPYRVRHIEGHCNNIHKGRVSVEFWVGNCPGFGNADAHTGWFDVSRIFVEEVHKPQA, from the exons ATGAGGCTTCGCATCATTAGTATGGAAGTTGTCTATGTAATTAAG ATCAGCGAACCAAAATCACTGAAAATGGTTAATGTTCGAAGTAATTCAACCCCGGCCTTGGCTTTTTCACTTGTGCTAGCCATTCTGAGTTACTTTGCCGCAGCGAACGACAACTGCAGCCAACATTCCAACAATGTG CATGCTCCCTTTCTTTATGGAGGCATTCTTGGAATGCATGGAAAGCCTGGGTCCCCTGGGTTACCAGGCCGTGACGGAAGAGATGGCCGTGAAGGGGCCAAAGGAGACCAAGGACAACCTGGTAAGCCTGGGGTAACGGGTCCTGCTGGTGCGAATGGAAAGGATGGCACGCAGGGAGTACGCGGTGTCCAGGGCCCTCCCGGCCAAAAAGGAGAGCGAGGAGAAAGTAAGACAAATGGAGCTCCGGGTGTGATGGTTTTTAAGAACTGGAAGGAATGCGCCTGGAAATCGGGTGATAGCAAAGATAATGGCTTGATTAAG GATTGCGTGTTCACCAAGAACTTCTCTGACACAGCTCTCCGAGTGGCCTGGACTGGTGGTTTTAGAGTTAATAGCTGCACGCGTTGTTGTAAACGCTGGTACTTTGCCTTCAACGGTACAGAATGTTCGGCTCCCCTCCCTATTGATGGTATTGTGTACTTAGGCGGGGCAAAATCTCAAGATCCATATcgcgtccgccatattgaaggGCACTGCAACAACATTCACAAGGGAAGGGTGAGCGTGGAATTCTGGGTCGGCAATTGCCCTGGATTTGGAAATGCTGATGCCCACACAGGTTGGTTCGACGTGTCCCGGATCTTTGTCGAGGAAGTTCATAAACCTCAAGCTTAG
- the LOC138060051 gene encoding collagen triple helix repeat-containing protein 1-like isoform X2: MVNVRSNSTPALAFSLVLAILSYFAAANDNCSQHSNNVHAPFLYGGILGMHGKPGSPGLPGRDGRDGREGAKGDQGQPGKPGVTGPAGANGKDGTQGVRGVQGPPGQKGERGESKTNGAPGVMVFKNWKECAWKSGDSKDNGLIKDCVFTKNFSDTALRVAWTGGFRVNSCTRCCKRWYFAFNGTECSAPLPIDGIVYLGGAKSQDPYRVRHIEGHCNNIHKGRVSVEFWVGNCPGFGNADAHTGWFDVSRIFVEEVHKPQA, encoded by the exons ATGGTTAATGTTCGAAGTAATTCAACCCCGGCCTTGGCTTTTTCACTTGTGCTAGCCATTCTGAGTTACTTTGCCGCAGCGAACGACAACTGCAGCCAACATTCCAACAATGTG CATGCTCCCTTTCTTTATGGAGGCATTCTTGGAATGCATGGAAAGCCTGGGTCCCCTGGGTTACCAGGCCGTGACGGAAGAGATGGCCGTGAAGGGGCCAAAGGAGACCAAGGACAACCTGGTAAGCCTGGGGTAACGGGTCCTGCTGGTGCGAATGGAAAGGATGGCACGCAGGGAGTACGCGGTGTCCAGGGCCCTCCCGGCCAAAAAGGAGAGCGAGGAGAAAGTAAGACAAATGGAGCTCCGGGTGTGATGGTTTTTAAGAACTGGAAGGAATGCGCCTGGAAATCGGGTGATAGCAAAGATAATGGCTTGATTAAG GATTGCGTGTTCACCAAGAACTTCTCTGACACAGCTCTCCGAGTGGCCTGGACTGGTGGTTTTAGAGTTAATAGCTGCACGCGTTGTTGTAAACGCTGGTACTTTGCCTTCAACGGTACAGAATGTTCGGCTCCCCTCCCTATTGATGGTATTGTGTACTTAGGCGGGGCAAAATCTCAAGATCCATATcgcgtccgccatattgaaggGCACTGCAACAACATTCACAAGGGAAGGGTGAGCGTGGAATTCTGGGTCGGCAATTGCCCTGGATTTGGAAATGCTGATGCCCACACAGGTTGGTTCGACGTGTCCCGGATCTTTGTCGAGGAAGTTCATAAACCTCAAGCTTAG
- the LOC138059657 gene encoding interferon alpha-inducible protein 27-like protein 2A: MALYKFSYTCVIFLLLSSPIKGEDKKENDGWCWSDYAVPIVAGTAAVAAAPLALSALGFGAAGVMAGSVAASAQSAVYGGAVTSGGVFAVLQSAGTAGIGLAGNAAIATTVAGATKFIKDKISPCNGGPKCPSDDE, from the exons ATGGCTCTGTACAAGTTCTCTTACACTTGCgtaattttcttgcttttgaGTTCGCCAATTAAAG GTGAAGACAAGAAAGAAAATGATGGATGGTGTTGGAGTGACTATGCAGTTCCCATTGTAGCTGGCACGGCGGCCGTGGCAGCGGCTCCCCTTGCTTTATCAGCGCTTGGATTTGGCGCCGCAGGAGTGATGGCAGGCTCCGTAGCTGCTAGCGCTCAGTCCGCTGTCTACGGAGGAGCAGTTACTTCGGGTGGCGTATTTGCTGTGCTTCAAAGTGCTGGAACGGCTGGAATTGGTTTGGCGGGAAATGCAGCCATTGCAACAACAGTTGCTGGAGCAACTAAATTCATCAAAGACAAAATTTCACCTTGCAACGGAGGACCGAAGTGTCCATCTGATGACGAGTAA
- the LOC138059526 gene encoding collagen triple helix repeat-containing protein 1-like has translation MSSILLALLLMSLPYNCFAAEDGNTGGPSCNDNQSSSICRCGIPGMHGKPGSPGFPGRDGRDGRDGPKRDQGRTGAAGVQGPPGQKGERGETGTSGTAGVMALKNWKECAWKNIHEGKDNGLIKDCVFTKNFSDTALHVAWTGTLRVVDCTRCCKRWYFTFNDAECSAPLPIDGVVHLGGAKSQDPHRVRHIEGHCNNIHKGRVRVGFWVGNCPRYGNANAHTGWNSVSRIFVEEIPKPQA, from the exons ATGTCTTCGATCTTACTGGCGCTTCTTTTGATGTCACTTCCGTATAATTGTTTTGCAGCAGAGGATGGCAATACTGGTGGCCCGTCTTGCAATGACAAC CAATCCTCGTCGATTTGCCGTTGTGGTATTCCCGGCATGCATGGCAAGCCTGGGTCCCCAGGATTCCCCGGCCGCGATGGACGAGACGGCCGTGACGGACCGAAAAGGGATCAGGGTCGAACAGGAGCGGCTGGTGTCCAGGGTCCTCCCGGCCAAAAAGGAGAACGGGGAGAGACTGGGACAAGTGGAACTGCAGGTGTGATGGCTTTGAAGAACTGGAAGGAGTGCGCCTGGAAAAACATTCACGAGGGCAAAGATAATGGCCTGATTAAG GATTGCGTGTTCACCAAGAACTTCTCTGATACAGCTCTTCATGTGGCCTGGACTGGTACTCTTCGAGTTGTAGACTGCACGAGGTGCTGTAAACGCTGGTACTTCACCTTCAACGATGCTGAATGCTCGGCTCCCCTCCCTATTGATGGTGTTGTGCACTTAGGCGGGGCAAAATCTCAAGATCCTCATcgcgtccgccatattgaaggGCACTGCAACAACATTCACAAGGGAAGGGTGCGCGTGGGATTCTGGGTCGGCAATTGTCCTAGATATGGAAATGCTAATGCCCACACAGGTTGGAATTCAGTGTCCCGGATCTTTGTAGAGGAAATTCCTAAACCTCAAGCTTAG